ATTCTGCTCTATCAGCTCGGATACAAACAGTGTCAGATCTTCTGCCAGCTGATCCCTTGCCTTATAAAATTCTCCTTCTGTAAGCCCTTCTATCTCTCTTTCAGTTTCTCTATAGCTGATTACAGGATTCTTTTCTATGAGATTTTTTATTTTCCCCATTTTTTCATTCTCCAGATCATTTCTGCATTTTATACATATTTCACCTTCACCCAGAAACAAATCACCGCATCTGTTACATTCTCTGTAGCCTTTTTTCAAAAGAATCTTTTCGTTAATCTTGGAATTAAGAGCTATATTTTTTACCCTTTCGGCTAATTCATCATTTTCCGCAGAAGAGAAAAGTCCCTCTATCTTTTGCTTTTCTTCAGGGGTTATTTCTGCTGTTTCTTCTGATTCTTCATAATCTTTATACATATCCCTGTTCTGATATATTTTTCCGCTTTTCATATAAATTTCACCCACTGCCGTACCGTAAAATTCCTCGTTAACATTTTCCAGTATAGTTTCCCTGTACATTTTCATTTCATTCATAATAAGATTATTTTCCACAATTACTGTTAACTTTCCTTTACTAAAAAAAGATGGAAAAGAATATTCCGCTATGACTTCCCCGACTATTTTTTTCCAGTTCTTTCTTATAATGTGTATCATATATCTGTCATCTTCAGTAATTTTGTTCATACTTACCTCACCGATTCTGTTCGGTTTCTTATTATTCATCTGACAGTATCCGCCCCTTATCTATATATATTTTTTTTCCTTCTATATTCAGTTTTTCTGTTGAAGTAATAAAACACTGTATATTTTTATTTTTGAAATAATTTAAAATACTGTTTTTTCTTATTTCATCAAAGTACGAGGAAATATCATCTATTAAAAATACAGGAATCTCGTTTTTTTCTTTTATCAGCATATCTATCTCAGCTATTTTCAAAGAAAATATAATGGATTTTTTTTCGCCCTGCGATGAAAATGACTTGGCATTTTTACCGTTCAGCTCAAATATAAAATCCTCTTTTTGAGGTCCCACAAGAGTATAACCGTATCTTTTTTCCCTGTCATGTTTTTTCACGGTTTCTTCCCTGAATTTTTCCTTTATCTCCTCAAGTGTCATTTTATCAATATTTCCTATGAAAGAGTCATATTTTAGCCTTAGTTCGGAATTAGCGTCAAAAAGTTTTCTGTAATTGAGATTCAGAAGTATTGAGATATTTTTTACATACTCTCTTCTCATCAGAATTATTTTTGATCCTTCTTCTATGAACTTTTCATTATATATCTGATAAAGTTCCTTGCTTGTTTTTCTTTCTTTTATAAGTTTATTCCTCGTTTTTAATATTTTTTCAAAATCAATCAGTGTTTTTAAATATATATTTTTGGTCTGTGAAATCTCGTAATTGAAAAAACCACGGCGTACAGACGGATTCCCTATTATTATCTCTATATCCTCGGGTATAAAAGAAATTACGTTTAATATCCCTACATAATCTATATACTTTGTCTTATTTTTATCTACATAGTATTCTTTTTTATCATTGTTAAAATCTATGGCAATTGTCTTTCCTGAGAGCTTTGACTCAAAATTTCCGTAAACAATAGTCCTTGTCTTATCATATAAAGTCAGGTCTTTTACTTTTTTTGTCCTGAAACTTTTTCCGGTGGCTAAAAAATAGACAGCTTCGATCAATGATGTTTTCCCCTGTCCATTTTTTCCGTATATGAGATTGAAATCCGGATCAAATTCTATTTTTTTGTTCTCCAGACACCTAAAGTTATTCAAACTTAACTGTTTAAGTTTCATACTAACCTCTTACTATTTTTATTTTTTCTCCGTCAAGTTCTATTATATCATTTTCATAGATTTTTTTCCCGCGTCTTTTTTCCACTTCTCCGTTTACCAGCACATTTCCTTCCAGAATATGGTATCTTGCTTCCCCGCCGTCGCCAACAATTCCGGCCCATTTCAAAAGCTGGTCCAGTTTTATAAATTCTGTTTTTATCGCTACTTCTCTCATTATTTATCCCTACTTTTCAATTATCTGAGATTTTTCTCTTTTTTGTTTCCAAAGCAAAACGTTTTATTTTACTCTACTATTTTCTGTTTTATATTATCTATCTCTTTTTTTAATACTATTTCTTCCTTCATTCTTGTTTCAATCTTTCTGATACTGCTTATTACCGTACTGTGATCCCTTCCCCCGAACAGACCTCCTATAGTAGTAAGATTCAGATCAAGCTGGTCTTTCAGTAAAAACATTGCTATCTGTCTGGCATTTGTAATTTCCTGCTGTCTTTTCTTACCTTTCATTTCATCAAGAGGTATTGAATAATAGCCTGATACTGTAGTAATTATTTTGTTTGCAGTTATTTTCGACTGCTGCTTTTTCAGCAGATCGGCAAGATCTTCCTGTACCAGCTGCAGCGTTATAGCCTTTCTTAAAAGTGTAGATCTGGCAATTACCCTTGTCAATGCCCCTTCCAGCTCTCTTATATTAGAGCTTATGGAACTTGATATGAATTCCAGTACTTCATCTGATATTATTACGCTTTTAGAATCTGCTATATTCTTTAATATTGCAAGTCTTGTTTCATAGTCCGGTTTTTGTACGTCTACTGACAGTCCGCTGTCGAATCTTGATTCTATTCTTTTGGAAAGGTTTCTTATTTCTCTCGGAAGTCTGTCACTTGACATGATTATCTGCTTCCCCAGTTCCTGAAGTGTATTAAATGTATGGAAAAATTCTTCCTCTACACTCCCTGTTCCTTGTCCGAATACTTTTTCAAAAAATTGTATGTCATCAATTAACAGTACATCCAGTGTTCTGAATTTATCCCTGAAATTCTGTACATTTGCAAACTGTCCTGCTCTCAGTGAGTTTATAAATTCATTATTAAAATTCTCAGAAGTACAATATAATACTTTTTTATTAGGGTCTCTATCCAAAACGGCATTTCCCACTGCATGCATAAGATGGGTTTTTCCCAGACCCGAACCTCCGTATATCAATAAAGGATTATATACTATTCCCGGATTTTGCGAGATTGCTATACATGCTGCATTTGCCAGCTCGTTTCCTTTTCCTACAACGAAGTTTTCAAATCTGTATCTCTGATTCAGGTTATTTATCAGCTTTTTCTGATTATCCATTACCGAGATATAGTTCTCAAACTTTTCTTCCACTATCTGTTTCAGTTCGAATATAATATTAATTCTCTGTGATGTCTCCATCATAAGTATATCGTTAATTATCTCCATCATATTCTGTTTGTATCTCTGTTCCACTTTTTCTTTCATAAATGTAGATTCTACCCATACATAAAGGGTATTCTCCTTGAACTCATGTACGTTTAAAGGTTTTATATATGTATTAAACTCCACTTCATCAATCTGATATTTCAATATTTTTACAATCTTTTCCCATAAGACCAATGGATCAACCATTCGTAATGCACTCCTTCTAAATACAAATAATTTTTAAGTATTTGAACTATATCATAAAAAAAAATTTTACGCAAGGGCGGCAGATATTCACTTTTCAACAGAGTTTTCCACAAAAAGCATATAATATTCATAATCCAAAATGAGTTTTCCACATTTTCACATAGTTTTCCACGATACATAAAAGAGTTCAAATTATTGATAAAAAAAACTTTTCCCACATACCAATTTTTTTTCTTATTTTGATGTTGAAAAAAAAACGAGATTTTTGTTTTCAAAAAAAATCCACATTCCCACCACGCTAAAAAAATACTTACAACCCCATATAAAATCTTCATTTCAACAAATCCACACGACATAATAATTATAATAATATAAATGTTTTTTATTTTATTAATAATATGCATTGTGGAAAAAAAATATTCCAGTAAAAAAAGACAAAAAAAATCCGTTTGAAAATTTACACACGAAAAAAAAATTCCGGAAATGAAAACATAACAAAATTCCTAAAAGTATAAAAAATTATATTTCACTTTTTACAGCATGACATAATCTATAAAAATAATACATAATGTGCTAATCATATTTCATATACACAAATAAAATTTTCTGATTATCCTGATATAATAAAAAGCATAAAAAATATATACAAAAAGAGAATCTAATTATTTAAAATATTAAAATAAAAATTTAATTTCAGTGAAAACAAGTCTTTTCAGCCAAATTTCAATTAAAAAACTTGACTTTTTTCTTTTTTTTTATTATGATATATCGTAATTAACTATAACAATTTGTGAAATAAATTTTTATATAGTATAATTTATTATAACTTTAGGAAGGAGTCTGTAAAATGAGCAAAAAAACATTTCAGCCAAACAAAAGAAAAAGAAAAAAGGATCATGGTTTTAAAGCAAGAATGAAGACTAAAAGCGGAAGATCTGTCCTTAAGAGAAGAAGAACAAAAGGTAGAAAACAATTATGTGCTTAACCCGGTGATTCAAAAATAAGCACCGGGTTTTTAAAACTCTTTAAAGAAGACAAATAAGGATATAAACTTATGATAACTTTAAAAAAAGAAAAAGAATTCTCAAAAGTCTACCAAAGAGGACAAAAAAAACATACTAAATATGTAATAATAATTTTCCTAAAAAATAATTTAAATGAAAAAAGGTTTGGGTTCGTAGCTAGTAAAAAAACTGGAAATGCAGTTAAGCGTAACAGAATTAAGAGACTGTTCCGCGAAGTTGTCAGATTAAACTATAATAAATTTAAAGAAAATTATGATTATATTATTATAGGAAAAGCTGTTTTGAAAGATAATATAGATTCCCTAAAATATGAAGATATGGAGAAAGATATTTTGAAAGGAATTGTAAAATGAGAAAAATAATGATTTTCCTCATAAAATTTTATCAGAAAGCAATTTCCCCTTTTTTGGGAGGGAGATGTAGGTTTTATCCTACATGTTCAGAGTATACTAAACAGGCAATTGAAAAATATGGAGCATTAAAAGGATCATATTTAGGACTGACAAGAATTTTGAAATGTCATCCTTTTCACAAAGGAGGATACGATCCATTAAAATAAGTTTTTGGAGGAAAATATGACAATAGGACCATTAGAAGGAGTAATTCTACAAACGCTAAAAAAATTATCTGAGATTACTGGAAATTACGGAATAGCAATAATTCTGCTGACAGCACTGATAAGAATAATAATACTGCCTTTGACTATAAAGCAGGAAAAATCAATGAAAAAAATGCGGGATATCCAGCCGGAAATAGATAAACTGAGGGAAAAGTACAAAGATAATCCTCAGGAAATGCAGATAAAAATGCAGGAAATATATAAAAAAAATCAGGTAAACCCATTGGCGGGATGTTTGCCTTTATTCATACAGATGTGTATTTTCATAACACTGTTTCGTGTATTAAATAATGCAAATTCAATACCTAATGACGCCACTTTTTTGTGGTTTAATCTAAAACAGCCTGATGCTCTGGTAAAATTACCATTTACAGGTATATTTTCAGCAATTAATATATTTCCGTTACTAAATACAGTTGTTACTTTTTTCCAACAAAAAATGATGAGTACAGGAACACAGGATAGTAATCCTCAAATGAAAACAATGCTTTATACATTACCGCTTGTGATTCTGGTAATGACGTATAATATGCCTTCAGGGGTTTCATTATACTGGTTTACTTCAAGTTTATTAGCAGTTATCCAACAGTTTTTCATTATGAAAGGAAGAAATAATTAATGGATGAGGTAATAAAATTAAAAGCCAAAAGTGAAGAAGAAGTCGAAAAAATGGCCAAAAATATCCTTCATTTAAAGGAAAACGAAACTTTTGAAATTATGGTTGTTAAGAAACCTAAAAAAATTTTATTCCTTAGTATTGAAGGCGAGTATGAAATACGGGTAGTAGATAAAAAGAAAAAACAAGAAATTAATGAAATAAAAAAAGCAGAAAAAGAAGCAAAAGCTCAGACAGCAAAAAAGGAACCTGTAAAAGAGAAAGAAAAAGTACAGGAAAAACCAAAAGAAAAAAGAACACAGGAAAAAGTTATAAGAGAACCAAAAAAAGTAAAAGAACCTAGAGAAATAAAAGAAAAACCGGTACAAGCCGAAAAGCCTGAAAGAAAAGAGCCGGAAGGAAGTATCGAAAATCAGCTTAGAGCTGTAATCAAAGAGTTTATAGTAGCTTCCAAGCTAAATGTCAGCATAAAAAATATATACAGCAAAAACGGGAGATACATAGTAAACCTTGAAGGAAAAGACATAAGATACCTAATAGGCGAAAAGGGAACAACGCTGAACAGCCTTGAGTATCTCATAGGAACAATGGTAAGAAATGTAAAAGTAGTAATAGATTCAAATGGTTATAAAAATAAAAGAGAAGAATCATTAAGAGCTTTGGCACGTAAAAAAGGTGAGAAAGTACTGGAAACAGGAAATTCCATTAAGCTTAACCCGATGTCCGCAAGAGAGAGAAAGATTATTCATGAAGAAATTTCTTTTATGAAAGACCTCGAAACTCAAAGCGTGGGTGAAGAGCCAAAGAGATGTTTAGTTATAAAAAAGAAGAGGTAGAATATGTTTGAAACAATAGCTGCTATATCGACGCCAAGAGGTGAAGGCGGTATAGGAATTATAAGAATTTCAGGTGACGACTCTTTTGCAATATTAAATAAAATATTTAAAGCAAAAAACCCAAATAAAGATTTGGGTTTTTATAAATTTAATTATGGATTTATATATGACGGGAATCATATGCTTGATGAAGCAATGGTTGTCAGAATGAAAGGGCCGAAAACTTATACATGTGAAGATGTTGTCGAGATAAATTGTCACGGCGGATATCTTGTTACACAGAAAATATTGGAACTTGTTTTGAAAAAGGGAGCAAGACATGCCGAAAAGGGAGAATTTACCAAAAGGGCATTTATGAACGGAAGAATAGATCTTTCGCAGGCAGAGGCAGTAATGGATATTATTCAGGGAAAAACAGAGAAAAGTATATCTCTGTCACTTGAACAGCTGAGAGGTGACCTTAGAGACAAAATACAGAATCTGAAAAAACTTCTTCTTGATGTTACGGCTCATGTGAATGTGGTTCTTGATTATCCCGAAGAGGGAATTGACGAACCGCTTCCGGCGCATTTAAGAGATAATCTTGTGAATGTTCATTTTGAAATAGATAAATTAATAAATTCCTATGATAAAGGGAAAAAGATAAAAGAAGGAATAAAAACAGCAATTATAGGAAAACCGAATGTAGGAAAGTCAACGCTTCTGAATTCACTTTTGAAAGAAGAAAGGGCAATAGTAACTCACATTCCCGGAACTACAAGAGATATAATAGAAGAAGTGATAAATGTAAGAGGAATACCTCTTGTGCTTGTAGATACAGCAGGAATAAGGGAAACAGAGGATCTTGTGGAGAATATCGGAGTGGAGAAATCCAAAGAAATCATTGAAAAAAGTGATCTTATACTTTTTGTTCTGGATGCTTCAAGAGAGCTGGAGAAAGATGATCATCAGATAAT
This genomic stretch from Sebaldella sp. S0638 harbors:
- a CDS encoding DUF721 domain-containing protein; this encodes MNNKKPNRIGEVSMNKITEDDRYMIHIIRKNWKKIVGEVIAEYSFPSFFSKGKLTVIVENNLIMNEMKMYRETILENVNEEFYGTAVGEIYMKSGKIYQNRDMYKDYEESEETAEITPEEKQKIEGLFSSAENDELAERVKNIALNSKINEKILLKKGYRECNRCGDLFLGEGEICIKCRNDLENEKMGKIKNLIEKNPVISYRETEREIEGLTEGEFYKARDQLAEDLTLFVSELIEQNNLKEAGSAAEKYALYRTGSSEIFIINKVKEELLNRLTKFLKLRGRI
- a CDS encoding DNA replication/repair protein RecF; this encodes MKLKQLSLNNFRCLENKKIEFDPDFNLIYGKNGQGKTSLIEAVYFLATGKSFRTKKVKDLTLYDKTRTIVYGNFESKLSGKTIAIDFNNDKKEYYVDKNKTKYIDYVGILNVISFIPEDIEIIIGNPSVRRGFFNYEISQTKNIYLKTLIDFEKILKTRNKLIKERKTSKELYQIYNEKFIEEGSKIILMRREYVKNISILLNLNYRKLFDANSELRLKYDSFIGNIDKMTLEEIKEKFREETVKKHDREKRYGYTLVGPQKEDFIFELNGKNAKSFSSQGEKKSIIFSLKIAEIDMLIKEKNEIPVFLIDDISSYFDEIRKNSILNYFKNKNIQCFITSTEKLNIEGKKIYIDKGRILSDE
- the yaaA gene encoding S4 domain-containing protein YaaA; protein product: MREVAIKTEFIKLDQLLKWAGIVGDGGEARYHILEGNVLVNGEVEKRRGKKIYENDIIELDGEKIKIVRG
- the dnaA gene encoding chromosomal replication initiator protein DnaA, whose protein sequence is MVDPLVLWEKIVKILKYQIDEVEFNTYIKPLNVHEFKENTLYVWVESTFMKEKVEQRYKQNMMEIINDILMMETSQRINIIFELKQIVEEKFENYISVMDNQKKLINNLNQRYRFENFVVGKGNELANAACIAISQNPGIVYNPLLIYGGSGLGKTHLMHAVGNAVLDRDPNKKVLYCTSENFNNEFINSLRAGQFANVQNFRDKFRTLDVLLIDDIQFFEKVFGQGTGSVEEEFFHTFNTLQELGKQIIMSSDRLPREIRNLSKRIESRFDSGLSVDVQKPDYETRLAILKNIADSKSVIISDEVLEFISSSISSNIRELEGALTRVIARSTLLRKAITLQLVQEDLADLLKKQQSKITANKIITTVSGYYSIPLDEMKGKKRQQEITNARQIAMFLLKDQLDLNLTTIGGLFGGRDHSTVISSIRKIETRMKEEIVLKKEIDNIKQKIVE
- the rpmH gene encoding 50S ribosomal protein L34, which codes for MSKKTFQPNKRKRKKDHGFKARMKTKSGRSVLKRRRTKGRKQLCA
- the rnpA gene encoding ribonuclease P protein component; this translates as MITLKKEKEFSKVYQRGQKKHTKYVIIIFLKNNLNEKRFGFVASKKTGNAVKRNRIKRLFREVVRLNYNKFKENYDYIIIGKAVLKDNIDSLKYEDMEKDILKGIVK
- the yidD gene encoding membrane protein insertion efficiency factor YidD; its protein translation is MRKIMIFLIKFYQKAISPFLGGRCRFYPTCSEYTKQAIEKYGALKGSYLGLTRILKCHPFHKGGYDPLK
- a CDS encoding YidC/Oxa1 family membrane protein insertase; translated protein: MTIGPLEGVILQTLKKLSEITGNYGIAIILLTALIRIIILPLTIKQEKSMKKMRDIQPEIDKLREKYKDNPQEMQIKMQEIYKKNQVNPLAGCLPLFIQMCIFITLFRVLNNANSIPNDATFLWFNLKQPDALVKLPFTGIFSAINIFPLLNTVVTFFQQKMMSTGTQDSNPQMKTMLYTLPLVILVMTYNMPSGVSLYWFTSSLLAVIQQFFIMKGRNN
- a CDS encoding R3H domain-containing nucleic acid-binding protein; translation: MDEVIKLKAKSEEEVEKMAKNILHLKENETFEIMVVKKPKKILFLSIEGEYEIRVVDKKKKQEINEIKKAEKEAKAQTAKKEPVKEKEKVQEKPKEKRTQEKVIREPKKVKEPREIKEKPVQAEKPERKEPEGSIENQLRAVIKEFIVASKLNVSIKNIYSKNGRYIVNLEGKDIRYLIGEKGTTLNSLEYLIGTMVRNVKVVIDSNGYKNKREESLRALARKKGEKVLETGNSIKLNPMSARERKIIHEEISFMKDLETQSVGEEPKRCLVIKKKR
- the mnmE gene encoding tRNA uridine-5-carboxymethylaminomethyl(34) synthesis GTPase MnmE, which encodes MFETIAAISTPRGEGGIGIIRISGDDSFAILNKIFKAKNPNKDLGFYKFNYGFIYDGNHMLDEAMVVRMKGPKTYTCEDVVEINCHGGYLVTQKILELVLKKGARHAEKGEFTKRAFMNGRIDLSQAEAVMDIIQGKTEKSISLSLEQLRGDLRDKIQNLKKLLLDVTAHVNVVLDYPEEGIDEPLPAHLRDNLVNVHFEIDKLINSYDKGKKIKEGIKTAIIGKPNVGKSTLLNSLLKEERAIVTHIPGTTRDIIEEVINVRGIPLVLVDTAGIRETEDLVENIGVEKSKEIIEKSDLILFVLDASRELEKDDHQIISLIRENNKKAIILLNKIDLSRKIERKDIDFFNGEILEISAKEETGIEEMEERIYNYILEEDVEDSSEKLIITNIRHKSALEKTKEAVENIFETIDSEMPMDLISVDLKEALDSLSEITGEISSEDILDHVFSNFCVGK